Sequence from the Syngnathus acus chromosome 13, fSynAcu1.2, whole genome shotgun sequence genome:
TTCCCCAACATGTTCtactttaaagaaaaaaaataaaatatatatatatatatatatatatatatatatatatatatatatatatatatatatatatatatatatatatatttttttttttctcatagcGGAAGCATATAAATTCTGATCAGGAAAGTAAAACATTCCTAGATAGCacattttcttccagaataCTAAATCTTCAGATTGCACAAATTCAACCGTAGAAgaacaggttttttttttattttttttttttatttttgcatgtacAAACAGAGAGCAGACATGGCTTGCCAAAACTTAAAAAGGCATCCTCTCAAGACGTTTCTGGCTTGTAATTCCGGTTTTGTCAGTTATTTTCATGTTCGTTGTGTGACCAGTGTGGCTTCTTGAATTATGAATTGGCCatattttacaaacaaaagaatctTACACTGATCCATATACGctgatattacttttttttttttttttatatcaaacGATGGCCATTGGctaactataaaaaaaaaacttctacCAACTATGATGTTTTCATCATGACTAAGCACATTCTTTCCCCGGTAATAAGCGGTCTTCAAagcatgaattttttttttttccctcccaacTTCAATGTGGACAGCATAGATAACAGGCAGTCATGAAGGGCCTGCATTGACTGCGCTGCTTATCAAGACCAAATAACAGGAATTGAGTTACATGAAAATTAGGATAGATCCGTTTTCTTCCTGTCTCCACCTTAGAGCGCTCCCTTGTTCGTCTCTGCTCATGACACCTGAGACAGCAGAATTTTTTGTCctcccatgttttttttctcggcATGTCCTACTTTTGCTGGTTTCACGACCAACCTGTCAGCTTTTGTAAACACAGTCCCGCGCCAGCCGTTTAATAATATGAATAACAAATGACACGGTCACTTTAACATTAAtaatgtttgttgttttcattttgaagcGTCACAGTGATCATTCACATTATTCGAGTGAACAAAGAACCAGTTTGAAACGAGATAAGTGCAGAGAGACGGAGCAgcctagcatttttttttctattaacaAACACCCACGTTGACACCTGCTAAAACAGAACCAAAACACCGGCCGGGCTCATCGTGTAAATGTGCTAGTCAAATTTGTTGCGGTTGTCTATGATGATGTCTTGACTTTTTAATTCTTGTTCAGTAGTCCTTTGAATCCAAGTGACACAATCTGTGGTTTCAAAAATCCGAgctgttatttcttttttgctttgactcgTGAGTATAATGACTTCGCAACAAGCAGCAGTTTGCTAGCGAGTCgagaaatcataaaaataaaaaggcttcAAGCTGTTTCTTCACACCACTAGTTacgtttttttgtcaaaataatcTGCCTACTCATTTTGTCATGATGACAAAAGGTAAAAGTCTATTTGAGGACAGTGTTTAATCACCCTGGAAGTGACACAACTGGCCTTTACTAAACAGAATTGGTGCATCTTGTGACTTTTGTCACGCTGCAGCTAGAAAAACACACTTCTCAGTAATGGCCCCCATTATTGCTTATACTACAGACGTTCTATTATCTGAGTCCACATTCCATTACCCTTTGATTTTAGCACGATAGTCATAGAATTCTTTGTTTAAGCCAGTGCTTTTCAAACAGTGGGCTAAGCCCCCCTGGGAGGGAGCAGTGCGATGCGTCATGTGACCTCAGGTAAAATTTTAATTAGAATACAATGTTATGCTTTGGTGTACTTATTACAATTTTATAAACAACAGTTTGTAGTGCTTTTACACCTATAAAACAACTTCTACAAGTTGTCACTGAAGAGGGTTTGGTGGGTGTGAAATATTTCAAGAACAAATAAACTGCGAAGAGCCCTTTTGCATACAATTGTAAGCGGGGATGATGACAAACACCCACGGGGTGCAGGGATATTCATTAATCATTAGGTAAACATACACAATCTTTAAAGAACAAAAAgtagttaatttttttaaaatgtggtaaactgacatgtttcccctattttattttaaaagaataGAATGGTACATGAAAGAATCACTGTCCAaatacagttcagttgtatttaacttgtATGATGCAATATCTGTCAGGAATTTCATCAAAATCCCACAAAGACTAATGTATTTCTTTCTGTACATGCTCTACTTTTTTGAGTCCCCGTTGatttaagtttttaaaaaaaaaaacaattattcccTCCCATGCATTTCAATGGGCGGCGATTATACGGATTTTCTCTGTCCGCGGGCCGGCCCGTCCTGCTTTAAAACGAAGACGCGCCGCAACGTTTGACGTCACACTTTCCGGCTACGTACTCGCAGTCTTTCCAGTGTGTCTCTACTTGAAACAAGAAGGGCGCGACAGAAGCGTGCCGTGCTTTGCCGGTcggtcgctcgctcgctcgtatCTACCTCACAAATCGCAGTTTTAAAGTTCTAAGTTTTTCCCGGGGCAACTTTAACACGGTGTAACTATGGACGACAAGTTGGAAGCCGTCAAAACGCACAAGGGCGGCGAGGACCCGCTGCCCAACGGCCCGTCCCGCGGCGCCTCTGAGCCTCTCTCCCAGCGTGTGAAGCGGATAGTCATGGCCAACCTCCTGGTGATTCTGACCGTGGCGGGCGTAATCATCGGCGTCTTCATCGGGCTCGGCGTGCGTAACGCGGAGCTCTCCCGTACCCAAATCATCTACATCGGCTTCCCCGGCGAGCTGCTGATCCGGCTGCTCAAGATGATCATCATCCCTTTGGTAGTATGCAGTCTGGTTTCCGGGGCGGCCAGCATCGACCCCAAAGCACTGGGCAAGCTGGGCGGCTGGGCGATGCTCTTCTTCCTGGTAACCACGTTGATCGCGTCGGCCATCGGGGTGGTGATGGCCTTCATCATTCAGCCGGGCTCCGTGACTTTGACCAAACCTAAAGTGGCCGGCATGGATGACAACTTGCCCGAAGCCAAAGAAGTCATCGACTCTTTTTTAGATTTGATCAGGTGAGTgaacccccacccccaccaccaccaccaccacgacCGAGTTGGGGGTTCTTCGGGGCTCGTCCACGTGAAGCACGTGGCACCGTTTTAGAATATACATCGAACGCTACTGCTGCAATGAACATATGTCGTTGCGTCAGCTCACGTTGCTCCGGGCTAAATGAACCTCCTGGGGTCCCCTGGCCTATCACACTCAGCACTTctcacacacattttccactGTTCTTTTAATGAATTGACAAAACTCATAATTCGTTTAGAAGCACATGATGAAATATTACAGGGACAGCCCCGTTTAGTAAAAGCGGGAAGTTGCTCATTTATACGAAGGATGTGACATCATTCAGGTCGTCAGTCTTTCCCATTGGAAGTAATCTAATGTCATTTATCATAAAACATTCATTAACAGTATTTACAACACAAGCAATGGTTGAACGAACATTTCTAAATGTCACACAGGTATAAAAAGTAGAACTATTGCTGGCAGTGTGAAACAAAGCTTGATCATCTTAAAGTGGAAGTCAAGtcctacattttatttataacccAATAACATATGTAGTAATATTGTGTTTGCGAAATATGACTTAAGTGGcaaaagtcaatttttttcaaatccattTTAGGGGCAGCCATTTTAATACTTGATtggaaatgacatcactgtgtaactgtgatgtcattttcagtcgacagcaagtggcaaaatggcgaAAAACCTTCTGCCTTTTGattcatattccaaaaatgcaatattaaattgcaaagaaaatgtttccGTTAAACTGCCCTTTAATATCCTCAGATGACTGATGTTAATCTCTTGCATAACACTTGATACTTGCTGAGAATAACAATAGTTTAGTTATTTGTGATGCAAATGAAGACATTGTTACACTTCATGCAATCAAGCAGCGCATATATCACTGAGCCATTATGATAATAGAACAGCATGTCAAACCCGTGTCTCTTATTATAGCGAGCCCTCTCAGTTGGTGTCCTGCTGTCTCTTGACAAAAGACCTCATGTGGCAGCATGGTAACAATGTGTAAAAGGTGCCTGGGGGTCAactaacacatttttatttcgcAGCGGCGACACATCCTTGTTGACCATTCCATCTACTTTAGTTTGGTTTTCCTGCTCTAAAATTGATCAACCCGTCAAAACACTAGCCGTTATTCTACCTAGCAACGGGTACTTAATTAACTGGAGATGTTGACATGCTTTTGTATTCTCCCCGGAGGCAATATGTGCAGTCTGGTTGCTCACAAGCCACTAAATCTCCTGGGACACCTGCACATGTTCGATTTACTGCGGTCAAAACATTCCGAATCTATCATGAACATTTCTGTACTGTCCACATGTCTTCAATGTGAATATGCTCCTTCACGGGGTCCGCGTCGCTCGAAGTGTAAAGACGATTCAATACGTGTGTTGCCATATGATTTAAAGAGGGTAGGTTTTATTGGAGTGATTCAATGCGCTCATGTTTTTAATCAAAGCTGATTTTTCTGATTCAGTTCTTTACTATTAAGTTGTATAACGGGGAAATGCTTGACTTGTGACGCGGCTCTGCCAAGCCAAATTGAATCACTTGTGCTGTCCTTTTGAATAAATTACAAACAGGAATTCATCTGATTTTCATTTAGATCGCGTGATGCTCAGGAATGCCATGTTgttgatgctttttttgttttgttttgcaacagGAACATCTTTCCCTCCAACTTGGTGTCTGCTGCCTTCCAGTCGGTAAGTACCGCATCCCGCATTCGTATAAGAATTTAACAAGGGAAATGTTTCTCAAGCTGACAAAGCAAACTGTCTCTCTTTTGCAGTATGCGACAAGCTACAAGTTGGTTAGAGCAAATGGAACCCATAACATAATGGTGGAGAAGGTGATTGTGCCCAATAAATTGCTTTGAGGTTGGTTCTTTGACTGTGTCCTGACCGTCATCTATATATGTGTAGGTGCCCTTTGGAACTGACCAGGATGGGATGAATATTTTGGGTCTGGTGGTTTTTGCCATCGTGTTCGGTGTGGCTTTGAGGAAGTTGGGGGAGGAAGGCGAAATCTTGATTAAGTTCTTCAACTCCTTCAATGAAGCGACCATGGTGCTGGTCTCCTGGATCATGTGGTAAGCTTTTAGGGTTGGTATGAAGCTTAGCATGGCTCTATTAGCTTGGATAAAAGCTGtgctattaaaataatgatcatTGTCAATTTCCTCCCATCTCCTCAGGTATGCACCTTTTGGTATCATGTTCCTTGTTGCTGGCAAGATTGTTGAGATGGAAGATGTCGGCACACTCTTTGCCAGCCTGGGAAAGTACATTGCGTGCTGCGTTGTTGGGCACGCTATACACGGCTTGTTCGTGCTGCCTGCCATCTACTTTGCCATCACAAGGAAGAACCCGTACACCTTCTTGTGGGGAATTTTTACAGCTCTGGCCACAGCCTTTGGAACAGCCTCCAGGTAATGAACTCATTCAAACAATGATGTGTCCTGTGTAATGGATAACATATTAGAGAAGTACCCGGTAGTGTCGTTCTTCAAATTCAATAGATTAATACAGTCGTCTGCCTTTGACCTCAAGTCAAATCCAATATGTAAAATATTGCTGAATCAAAATAAGCGAATGAACAGATGGGGTGCTAGGATAGAACCTTGTGGAACGCCACTCCTGATAGGAAATGGGTTGAAAACTGAACCAGTGAACCAGACcagggatttttttgttgacatcaGCAATTACTTCATGTTAATCTcacatacgatcaagataatctgtaaaccctaacaacaACCTGGGTCTAATTTCCTCGCTAGCTCTGCCACGCTCCCACTGATGATGAAATGCGTGGAAGAAAATAACGGCATTTCCAAACAAATCAGCCGCTTCATCCTCCCCATCGGCGCCACTGTCAACATGGACGGAGCCGCTTGCTTTCAGTGCGTGGCTGCTGTTTTCATTGCTCAGCTCAACAACTATTCCCTCAACTTCATCCAAGTCATTACCATCCTGTAGGTATCTCACCACATTTGCAGTTTGTTTGAATTGTCCTTGCATTACTGATGTCTTTGTTCTTCTGCTGTCCGACTAGCGTGACCGCCACAGCGTCTAGTGTCGGTGCAGCAGGAATACCCGCTGGCGGGGTGTTGACTCTCGCTATCATCCTGGAGGCAGTCAGTTTGCCCACCAATGATATCTCCCTGATCCTGGCTGTTGATTGGCTCGTGTGAGTACACAACACTGATAGCACCAGCGTCACTACTTGTACTTCTTTTGCGCATTTTCCACTCATCGACATCTAGCGGACTCCAAAAATGCTATTTTAGACAATataaatgatgattttattatttagtttatttttcatggatggatttattattttaggcattttaaaaatctgttAGGcttacacaaaacaactttgtgttttttttttagtgaccGCACATGCACAGTACTGAACGTGGAGGGCGATGCGTTTGGAGCAGGACTCCTGCAGTTTTTCGTAGACCGCACGGCCAAACGAGAGGAAGAAGCGCAGGCAAGCGAGGCCAACCCCATCACGCCTGTCCCTGAGCACTCGCCGCTCATTGAGATGAAAGGTATGGAACACAgggacaacaaaaatacacaccGGGATAATGACTCTGTCATGTAACTGAGGCGTGGACGTCGTGAAACACTACCGTGGAAACTCCAAGACATTACGGACCTCGCGCTCTCTCTCAAAAAGGTTTGTGAAACGAAGATGTACTTGCTTCAgtacaacattttaaaaatgtaagctGGTGACATTTGGACAATCCATCTCCCCCAAGTATGCTCCATGGGGTTATGTGAATGTAAAAGATCAATGATTTTCTATGAGCTATGTCCCAAAAAGTAATTTATTACAGGTACTTTTGCTACAATTTACACCTGCTCGTCTTTACTGTCACGTCACTGGCCCTGTGCAAATATTTAATTGacgctaaaaaaaaagttaataataaatgactATTGGGAAactgattttttcttttgccaaaTCTTTTTACCATCTTTAGCCCTCTCTGTTGGTTTTGAAAACtattccaaatgttttatttacaatgtTGGTACTATATGGGTTACTTGGTCAATAATACAGACTTTCTATGTTCCTCATATTGGGAATATCAGTCCCTTTGGAgggtttgttttgcatttcttaGCCTGTTTCACTaaacccccccacacacatgcacacatacactaaaggacattcatccatccattacatAATTTTATCTTTACTCTGGTACAAGGTTGGGATGAATGAACACTTTGGTTGCTGGCTACATACTATGCAATTCTGTCAAGttgtgttttatattttgatatGTCTGCACaaggggaagggaggggggggggcaattaagtcatgtcagtttgaaGCGATAAATTTATAGCAGGTACTTTTGTTACAATTTACACCTGCTCTGTATGCTTCCTGTGGTTAAGTGAATGTAGAAGACCAATGATTTTCTATAAGCTATATCCCAAAAAGTAATTTATTACAGGTACTTTTGCTACAATTTACACCTGCTCGTCTTTACTGTCACGTCACTGGCCCTGTGCAAATATTTAATTGacgctaaaaaaaaagttaatgatAAATGACTATTGGGAAactgattttttcttttgccaaaTCTTTTTACCATCTTTAGCCCTCTCTGTTGGTTTTGAAAACtattccaaatgttttggtACTATATGGGTTACTTGGTCAATAATACAGACTTTCTATGTTCCTCATATTGGGAATATCAGTCCCTTTGGAgggtttgttttgcatttcttaGCCTGTTtcactacccccccccccccccccacacacacacacacgcacacatacactaaaggacattcatccatccattacatAATTTTATCTTTACTCTGGTACAAAATTGGGATGAATGAACACTTTGGTTGCTGGCTACATACTATGCAATTCTGTCAAGttgtgttttatattttcatatgTCTGCACAAGGGGAAGGGAGAGGGGGGGCAattaagtcatgtcagtttgaaGCGATAAATTTATAGCAGGTACTTTTGTTACAATTTACACCTGCTCTGTATGCTCCCTGTGGTTAAGTGAATGTAGAAGACCAATGATTTTCTATAAGCTATATCCCAAAAAGTAATTTATTACAGGTACTTTTGCTACAATTTACACCTGCTCGTCTTTACTGTCACGTCACTGGCCCTGTGCAAATATTTAATTGacgctaaaaaaaaagttaatgatAAATGACTATTGGGAAactgattttttcttttgccaaaTCTTTTTACCATCTTTAGCCCTCTCTGTTGGTTTTGAAAACtattccaaatgttttggtACTATATGGGTTACTTGGTCAATAATACAGACTTTCTATGTTCCTCATATTGGGAATATCAGTCCCTTTGGAgggtttgttttgcatttcttaGCCTGTTTCActaaccccccccacacacacacacacacgcacacatacactaaaggacattcatccattcattacATAATTTTATCTTTACTCTGGTACAAGGTTGGGATGAATGAACACTTTGGTTGCTGGCTACATACTATGCAATTCTGTCAAGttgtgttttatattttgatgtCTGCACaaggggaagggagggggggggcaattaagtcatgtcagtttgaagcaataaatttgtttttatgatttaATGGTGGTGTTTTTACAGGGTTGTTGTATCTGAGGTTTGAGATACTAGCTAAATTCACCACTGTGTTAAATGTATCCAAGCACTGCTGTTGATAGGAATGGGGTCAGATATATACAGTGTGCTGCATGGACAGGTGCAAAGCTACTTAATGGAATTAGGACGCTCTCCCCATAGCATGACATGTGCTACTTGCCCAGTGACAAAATATACCAACTGTTGTACAGTATAGTACTTTTGATATCAGGAGGAAAAGGCACCATTATAGAGAGATTGCGCCACCTAGTGTTCAAGAGCAAgtttaaatattgttttacaGTAGAGCAAGATGATTTATTCAAGACAAGTGTTCTCACAACAACTGTAGTAGTGTGCTTATGCTCCTTATAAGCTCTCCAaagtcacaacaacaacaaagacttTTCGATTCATCCCATGTAAACAACATAACATACTTTCAAGTGTGCAACAACGACTCAACAAAATCAATGCAAAGTTGTAAACCAAGGTGAATccacaaaaaaagccaaataagGGCAAAACATATTTACCCTTACATGAATGTACAGTCATCAAATCAACAGTGAAAATGTACACAGTCATTTTACACTATTGTACAACATACACATTGTATTGTaaaccatttttttggggggatctGTAAACGTTACAGATCAGCGCGTCCAGAGTTTTGTTTGTTAGTTTGTTCACAACATTCAGCATTAAATTAGATCAACACAGAGTCACTCAAAGTCCAAACTTGAGGTGTCCTCATAATTTGGCCCGGTCTAATCTTTTCCTGGCAGGGTTGGGGTACTGAGGGTTCTCGACAACCCCCTCTCCGAACTTGAGCTCCAAGAAGGCGCGATGGTTATTCGGACCGTAGGCGTTGATGCCAGCAAAGGGCATGGGCACGAGCGGCTGCAGGAAATGTTCCGGAAACTCCATGTCCTGCTTGTGCTCCGTCCACGTGTCTTTGGTCATGACGCCGTTGCGGGGGTAGAAGGGCCACAGGTCCACGTGCAGGTGGTTGGCCTCGCTGTACTGCACCCTGTAGAAGTCGCCCTCCACCGCGCGTTCCCACACGTAGCCATTGGCGTCCACCAGTGAGCCGGAGTCCAGATTCTTCAAGTGATCGCAGTTGGGCACGTCCTCCAGGTAGATTCCCAGATCCACGTCGTAATCCCACGGGATGATGTCCTGGTGACGGGCGGCGCCTAACAGAGAGCCGCCTTCGAGCCAGTAGCGCACCCCAGAGCTCTCCAGGATGTTAATGACGTATTTGGCGGTTTCTCGAAGTGCACGCAAACAACACGGAGGCGTCCAGCGATCCAGATAGAGGTAGTCCGGCGTGTCGTCCTGCACTGTGCCGAAGCAGCGGGCCGTCTCCTTGCCGCAGCCGTGCCACTGCTCCTTCCCCTCTGGCAGCAGGAGACGCTTCAAACCGAAGCTCCTCATCAGCTTCCCCGTGGCCTCCTTCAAGCGAGTGTCCGCCTTCCACTGGTTGTGAGCCGAGCTGAAGAGGGGTCGGTGGTTGGCTGAGAAACAAGGGCTCTCTAATAGCTTCACCTTCCAGCCCCTCAGCGTGGTCTGGATGAAGAGCGAGGAGAACAAGGGCCGGCCGAGCGGCACCGAAAGATTAAATAGATCCTCCGTGCGGATGAGCACCACGGCGTCGCCGTGCAAGGCCGTGCATACGCTGCCGCTACTCCCGGACGCAGCGGTTGAGTAAGTAGCGGTCCACTCGCGGAGGTTCACCCTCAGATGGAGACACTGTACAGCGGATCGAGACAAAACGGGTGAAGCCACCAGCCTTACCGGACCGCCACCCTCGCCTTCCAGCTCCTTAATCAGCCTATCAATAGCTCGAGACGGCTCCAATTCCACACCGTCCGGTACGAGAAGCGCAAACTCCGTCTGGACGTGAAACTCGGGCCTGTGCGCTTGCGGTGGCTGGTCCGGGCTCGGTGAAAGCAGCAGGAGGCGAGAGCCATCCGGAAGATCCAGAGGCGGGTACGGTGGTGTGTCGGCCACAACCAGAAAGGGGAGCTCGGGTCTTTGTCTCAGGAAGGCATTGGCGACATCCCCGACGTAATTCTCAAAGTTTTCAAACTCGCGGAGAAGCACGGTCACGCGTGGGCTCCGATGGTTATTATTTGACACGCCTGCCATTCTGGGCTCACCTCCAGGCCCAATGAATCCTATGCCTCCCTCCAGAGCAGAGCCAGGTAAGGCAGCCCTCCTGGTGGCCCTGCCGTGttccttcctcttctccaTCATTTGCTGCTGAGCTCGAGACACGTAGTAAAGGATGAGGAGGTTGAGGATGATGGCCCCGGTTAACACGCCTTGGCATAAAGTGATCCGCATGGCTACGAGAGGACTAAGTAAGTCTCCGGTGTTGTTTGGATGAAGAACTCAAACCTTGAGGTCCCCATTGGTGTCAGAGGAACGGACAAGCTGTAACACAGAGGAAACGCAtgtattctgtttttttctgttcctgGTCTCATAGCTATTGCAGCTTCGATGGAGCCAGgatttttcttccattcattcattcatcttgcagaccgcttatcctcacgacgGTTTTTCTTTCGAATTTACTGACCAAGGTAAATAGTTAGCTTGATCTATTTGATGCAATGTTAATGGCTCAACAAACATGACTTGATTTTAGTTCATTGGAAAGTCATGGTTTTGGAGATTTGAACTTTCTGCTCGACAGCATCATTTTGCTTTATTACAATAATATATGGTTATAAATTCACATCACTTGCCAGAAGATATCTGTTATATATTCAGTACTGCTGCTAATAttcatacaataataattccaCCTAATGCAGCACCTGAGTTTTATGAAATTATgataatttttttcacaatcacAAGTTACTCACCAACTCGTCATTATTTCTTCTTTGCAATAATTTGCAGAACGCCGATAGGCGTTTCATTGTGACTTTCAATAAG
This genomic interval carries:
- the slc1a5 gene encoding neutral amino acid transporter B(0) yields the protein MDDKLEAVKTHKGGEDPLPNGPSRGASEPLSQRVKRIVMANLLVILTVAGVIIGVFIGLGVRNAELSRTQIIYIGFPGELLIRLLKMIIIPLVVCSLVSGAASIDPKALGKLGGWAMLFFLVTTLIASAIGVVMAFIIQPGSVTLTKPKVAGMDDNLPEAKEVIDSFLDLIRNIFPSNLVSAAFQSYATSYKLVRANGTHNIMVEKVPFGTDQDGMNILGLVVFAIVFGVALRKLGEEGEILIKFFNSFNEATMVLVSWIMWYAPFGIMFLVAGKIVEMEDVGTLFASLGKYIACCVVGHAIHGLFVLPAIYFAITRKNPYTFLWGIFTALATAFGTASSSATLPLMMKCVEENNGISKQISRFILPIGATVNMDGAACFQCVAAVFIAQLNNYSLNFIQVITILVTATASSVGAAGIPAGGVLTLAIILEAVSLPTNDISLILAVDWLVDRTCTVLNVEGDAFGAGLLQFFVDRTAKREEEAQASEANPITPVPEHSPLIEMKGMEHRDNKNTHRDNDSVM
- the LOC119132338 gene encoding fukutin-related protein, translating into MRITLCQGVLTGAIILNLLILYYVSRAQQQMMEKRKEHGRATRRAALPGSALEGGIGFIGPGGEPRMAGVSNNNHRSPRVTVLLREFENFENYVGDVANAFLRQRPELPFLVVADTPPYPPLDLPDGSRLLLLSPSPDQPPQAHRPEFHVQTEFALLVPDGVELEPSRAIDRLIKELEGEGGGPVRLVASPVLSRSAVQCLHLRVNLREWTATYSTAASGSSGSVCTALHGDAVVLIRTEDLFNLSVPLGRPLFSSLFIQTTLRGWKVKLLESPCFSANHRPLFSSAHNQWKADTRLKEATGKLMRSFGLKRLLLPEGKEQWHGCGKETARCFGTVQDDTPDYLYLDRWTPPCCLRALRETAKYVINILESSGVRYWLEGGSLLGAARHQDIIPWDYDVDLGIYLEDVPNCDHLKNLDSGSLVDANGYVWERAVEGDFYRVQYSEANHLHVDLWPFYPRNGVMTKDTWTEHKQDMEFPEHFLQPLVPMPFAGINAYGPNNHRAFLELKFGEGVVENPQYPNPARKRLDRAKL